One Chryseobacterium wanjuense genomic region harbors:
- a CDS encoding dipeptidase produces the protein MQETLNYINENKQRFVDELFELLRIPSISADPAYKNDVLKCADVVAEHLKNAGADHVEVCQTKGYPIVFGEKILDKNLPTVLVYGHYDVQPADPLELWTKPPFEPYIEKTELHPEGAIFARGSADDKGQFFMHLKAFEAMMKTNALPCNVKFILEGEEEVGSVSLGDFVNENKEKLSCDCILISDTHIYSNEQPTVTTGLRGLSYVEVEVEGPNRDLHSGLYGGAVPNPIHVLSRMIAKLIDEDGHITIDGFYDNVETVSDADRADMNKLKDNPEEFKKSIGLSGVEGEKGYTTLERTSIRPTLDCNGIWGGYTGEGAKTVIPSKAFAKISMRLVPYQTPEEITEKFTAYFKKIAPANVKVKVTPHHGGMPYVLPTDTKEFLAAKQAMESAFGKEVLPYRGGGSIPITAMFEQVLGAKSVLMGFGLDSDAIHSPNEHYGLFNFYKGIESIPLFFENYAK, from the coding sequence ATGCAAGAGACATTAAATTACATTAACGAAAACAAACAACGTTTCGTGGATGAATTATTTGAGTTATTGAGAATTCCTTCTATTTCAGCTGATCCTGCGTACAAAAATGATGTGTTGAAATGTGCAGATGTTGTCGCAGAACACCTTAAAAATGCAGGAGCCGATCATGTTGAAGTTTGCCAGACAAAAGGATATCCTATTGTTTTCGGGGAGAAAATTTTAGATAAAAATTTACCTACAGTTTTGGTATACGGTCACTACGATGTACAGCCGGCTGATCCTTTGGAATTATGGACAAAACCACCATTCGAACCTTATATCGAGAAAACCGAACTTCACCCTGAAGGAGCTATTTTTGCAAGAGGTTCTGCAGATGACAAAGGTCAGTTTTTCATGCATCTGAAAGCTTTTGAAGCAATGATGAAAACAAATGCTCTTCCTTGTAATGTGAAATTTATTTTGGAAGGAGAAGAAGAAGTAGGGTCAGTAAGCTTAGGTGATTTCGTTAATGAAAATAAAGAAAAATTATCTTGCGACTGTATTTTAATTTCTGATACTCATATCTATAGCAACGAACAACCGACTGTTACGACAGGTTTAAGAGGATTAAGCTATGTAGAGGTTGAAGTTGAAGGACCAAACAGAGATTTACACTCAGGTCTTTATGGAGGTGCCGTTCCAAACCCGATTCATGTGCTTTCAAGAATGATCGCAAAATTAATCGATGAAGACGGACACATCACAATCGACGGGTTCTATGATAACGTAGAAACGGTTTCTGATGCCGATAGAGCCGACATGAATAAATTAAAGGATAACCCTGAAGAATTCAAAAAATCCATCGGATTGAGCGGAGTAGAAGGTGAAAAAGGCTATACAACCCTTGAAAGAACGTCTATCCGTCCGACATTAGACTGCAACGGAATTTGGGGCGGTTACACAGGAGAAGGTGCCAAAACAGTGATTCCTTCAAAGGCTTTTGCTAAAATTTCAATGCGTTTGGTTCCTTATCAGACTCCGGAAGAAATTACAGAAAAATTTACAGCATATTTTAAGAAAATTGCTCCTGCGAATGTAAAAGTGAAAGTAACCCCACATCATGGAGGTATGCCTTACGTTTTGCCTACAGATACTAAAGAGTTTTTAGCAGCAAAACAGGCTATGGAATCTGCCTTTGGAAAAGAAGTTCTTCCTTACAGAGGTGGTGGAAGTATTCCCATTACAGCAATGTTTGAACAGGTTTTAGGTGCTAAATCTGTATTAATGGGATTCGGATTGGATTCGGATGCGATTCATTCTCCTAACGAGCATTATGGCTTATTTAATTTCTATAAGGGAATTGAAAGTATTCCTTTATTCTTTGAAAATTACGCTAAATAA
- a CDS encoding methylmalonyl-CoA mutase family protein, translating to MSNTAWENLVKKQLKTEDIDSVLTRENLEGIDVKPFYDAVKRPLVNLPKIEESTHLVARYHESLEEDVFAFILDHNVENLEQKTIFIDNVDLAGHISPKEEDQYFSLIDVFDEKEAMINDQLVKELLAKEFRRNICIDISLHQNAGAAIYQQLGIALAKTKELVEVYGSEILNKLIFRIAVGGNYFFEMAKLRAFKMVFNQLSKEYNLDEIPYIFAETSLRNKAISDSENNLIRSTLELASAMIGGADAVFSNNYLVDRSTENSEEISFKQQIVLAYESIINVFEDASNGSYYVEDITQQIAEKSWNLFIEIEEAGGYLELLKQGIVQKKIYDHAIEEQKWVEEGKIKLIGVNLYPKLDVKKSAEELYNEKEIKTVRWAEMFE from the coding sequence ATGTCAAATACAGCCTGGGAAAATTTAGTAAAAAAACAACTTAAAACAGAAGATATTGATTCGGTTCTCACCAGAGAAAATTTAGAAGGAATAGATGTAAAACCTTTCTATGACGCGGTGAAAAGACCATTGGTAAATCTGCCGAAAATCGAAGAAAGTACCCATTTGGTAGCAAGATATCATGAAAGCCTGGAAGAGGATGTATTCGCGTTTATTCTGGATCATAATGTTGAAAATCTTGAGCAGAAAACTATTTTTATAGATAATGTTGACTTGGCAGGACACATCAGTCCGAAAGAAGAAGATCAATATTTTTCGCTAATTGATGTTTTTGATGAAAAAGAAGCCATGATTAATGATCAGTTGGTTAAAGAATTACTGGCAAAAGAGTTCAGAAGAAACATTTGTATAGATATTTCACTTCATCAGAATGCGGGAGCTGCGATCTATCAGCAATTGGGAATTGCATTGGCAAAAACGAAAGAACTGGTAGAAGTTTATGGCTCTGAAATTTTAAATAAATTGATTTTCAGAATTGCTGTCGGAGGAAATTATTTCTTTGAAATGGCGAAACTGAGAGCTTTTAAAATGGTTTTCAACCAACTTTCCAAAGAATATAATTTAGACGAAATTCCATATATTTTTGCGGAAACTTCGTTAAGAAATAAGGCTATTTCTGATAGTGAAAATAACCTGATCCGCTCAACTCTGGAGCTTGCTTCTGCGATGATTGGTGGTGCTGATGCCGTTTTCAGTAATAATTATCTGGTTGACAGAAGTACGGAAAATTCAGAAGAAATCTCTTTCAAGCAACAGATCGTTTTGGCGTACGAAAGTATCATTAATGTCTTTGAAGATGCTTCAAACGGCAGCTATTATGTGGAAGATATCACCCAGCAGATTGCTGAAAAATCATGGAATTTATTCATTGAAATTGAAGAAGCGGGAGGATATCTCGAACTGTTAAAACAGGGAATCGTCCAAAAGAAAATCTACGATCACGCAATTGAAGAGCAAAAATGGGTGGAAGAAGGTAAAATTAAGCTGATCGGAGTGAATTTATATCCAAAATTAGACGTTAAAAAGTCTGCGGAGGAATTATATAATGAAAAAGAAATAAAAACTGTTCGTTGGGCTGAAATGTTTGAATAA
- a CDS encoding DinB family protein — MKEKLVDLFEYTYHFNKEMIKIISENLEKVDEKTMSLINHTLNAQQIWNARILGEKTFEVWQINPFESLEGINDQNFKTSVQIVGNSDLDQRINYQNSRGTKFENSIFEMLFHAVNHSTYHRGQINSLLKQNGIEPILTDYIFYKR, encoded by the coding sequence ATGAAAGAAAAGCTGGTTGATTTATTCGAATACACCTACCATTTCAACAAAGAAATGATAAAAATTATTTCTGAAAATCTTGAAAAGGTTGATGAAAAAACGATGAGTTTAATCAATCATACGTTAAATGCCCAGCAAATCTGGAATGCAAGGATTTTGGGTGAAAAGACTTTTGAGGTTTGGCAAATCAATCCTTTTGAAAGCCTGGAAGGTATTAATGATCAGAACTTTAAAACAAGTGTTCAGATTGTTGGAAATTCCGATCTAGACCAGAGAATCAACTATCAAAATTCAAGAGGAACCAAGTTTGAGAACAGCATTTTTGAGATGCTTTTTCATGCGGTGAATCATTCAACCTATCACAGAGGGCAGATCAATTCATTACTGAAGCAAAACGGAATTGAGCCGATTTTGACGGATTATATTTTTTATAAAAGGTAA
- a CDS encoding class I SAM-dependent methyltransferase has translation MLSPVEASHTRKKSVGHKTILNKEIQKYINANLNTDLHSLLLKKSPFPEVSMQEIVQQIKGKQVAQKKFPFLLKDEIIFPPQLNLEQSSSEKTALYKSGIVKGKKFIDLTSGFGIDAYYLSQNFEEITLVEQNLELLEIVEHNWNILGKKATFINQKLEDFLEENQEKFDVVYLDPARRDDHKNKVFLLEDLSPNIIEIQEKLLSISNEVVIKLSPLIDLKYLISVLPNVFRIDIIALKNDVKEVVVFLSNENSGEIICNCLNLESGESIFTFTFGEEEKAVAAYSEPEKFIYIPNHSILKAGVFNLISEKFSLKKLHPNTHLYTSEEKLDDFPGRILEMEVIDAKHIKNKSQFNIISKNYPLKPEEIKKKYSLKDGGESYLIFTQSKKGKIILKSV, from the coding sequence ATGCTGAGCCCCGTCGAAGCATCCCACACAAGAAAAAAATCTGTGGGACATAAAACAATATTAAACAAAGAAATTCAAAAATACATCAATGCAAATCTAAACACAGACTTGCATTCTTTGCTGTTAAAAAAATCTCCATTTCCTGAGGTTTCCATGCAGGAAATCGTTCAGCAGATCAAAGGAAAACAAGTTGCGCAGAAAAAATTTCCATTTTTATTAAAAGATGAAATTATTTTCCCGCCACAATTGAACTTAGAACAATCTTCATCTGAGAAAACAGCGCTTTATAAATCCGGAATTGTAAAAGGAAAGAAATTCATTGATCTCACCAGCGGTTTCGGAATAGATGCCTATTATTTATCTCAAAATTTTGAAGAAATTACGCTTGTCGAGCAAAACCTGGAACTGTTGGAAATTGTCGAGCATAACTGGAATATTTTAGGCAAAAAAGCAACATTCATCAATCAAAAACTGGAAGATTTTTTAGAAGAAAATCAGGAAAAATTTGATGTGGTTTATCTCGATCCGGCGCGAAGAGACGATCATAAAAACAAAGTTTTTCTTTTGGAAGACTTGTCGCCCAATATTATTGAAATTCAGGAAAAATTGTTGTCAATTTCCAATGAAGTGGTGATAAAATTGTCTCCTTTAATCGATTTAAAATACCTCATTTCCGTCTTACCGAACGTTTTCAGGATTGATATTATCGCCTTAAAAAACGATGTAAAAGAAGTTGTTGTCTTTCTTTCCAATGAAAATTCAGGAGAAATTATCTGCAATTGTCTGAATCTTGAAAGTGGTGAATCAATATTTACATTTACATTCGGAGAAGAAGAAAAAGCAGTGGCTGCATATTCTGAACCTGAAAAATTTATATATATTCCCAATCATTCCATTTTGAAAGCGGGAGTTTTTAATTTAATTTCAGAAAAATTTTCATTAAAAAAGCTTCATCCGAATACCCATCTTTACACCTCGGAAGAAAAACTTGATGATTTTCCGGGTAGAATTTTAGAGATGGAAGTTATTGATGCTAAACATATTAAAAATAAAAGTCAGTTTAATATTATTTCAAAAAATTATCCTTTAAAACCTGAAGAAATCAAAAAGAAATACAGCCTGAAAGATGGCGGAGAAAGCTACCTTATTTTTACACAATCCAAAAAAGGAAAAATAATATTAAAATCAGTATAA